A genomic window from Yarrowia lipolytica chromosome 1D, complete sequence includes:
- a CDS encoding uncharacterized protein (Compare to YALI0D12122g, similar to Saccharomyces cerevisiae CYB5 (YNL111C); ancestral locus Anc_2.166, similar to uniprot|P40312 Saccharomyces cerevisiae YNL111c CYB5 cytochrome b5): protein MNRLSDTAAIPTDTAEKKIFTLKQVAEHKDRNDLWMIINGKVYDISSFVDEHPGGEEVLLDAGGTEATNAFDDVGHSEDAYGILNDLYVGEVDPSEDVIRKTHTVKTSYEDGESVGDDHGSSSMIFLIVAAAVAAAAFFYLQGQK from the exons ATGAATCGTC tgtCTGACACCGCCGCCATTCCTACTGATActgccgagaagaagatcttCACCCTCAAGCAGGTCGCCGAGCACAAGGACCGAAATGATCTGTGGATGATCATCAACGGCAAGGTCTAcgacatctccagcttcgtTGACGAGCATCC CGGTGGAGAGGaggttcttcttgatgcCGGTGGAACTGAGGCCACCAACGCTTTCGAC GACGTTGGACACTCTGAGGACGCTTACGGCATCCTTAACGACCTCTATGTCGGTGAGGTTGACCCCAGCGAGGACGTTATCCGAAAGACTCACACTGTCAAGACTTCTTACGAGGACGGCGAGTCTGTTGGTGATGACCACGGATCTTCTTCCATGATCTTCCtcattgttgctgctgctgttgccgCCGCTGCTTTCTTCTACCTCCAGGGTCAGAAATAA
- a CDS encoding uncharacterized protein (Compare to YALI0D12078g, similar to Saccharomyces cerevisiae FUN19 (YAL034C) and YOR338W; ancestral locus Anc_7.55, some similarities with uniprot|Q99326 Saccharomyces cerevisiae ORF YOR338W) yields the protein MSTMMRLTEDSVLLSPPQSPYSREVQLAEKPTSCPRDTNSTNNSDALANALAVTLNSPVLSQNALSSIRDSAEWSERVFATPPPSSEKRAGEDSQLRDVKRPKLMREPSLQQVPRTVPTSAPITLSGNAVTFSSSIFTTIAKDPAGFRRREDAFLDFYQRAPSSSLRSYNNATSAAAALLKKRAATTAAASSRASGRRSDDGGYSSTGSVTRSMTSRAATSSTTRPQRVLPQRVREVANGSSYKARSSSPAPASSPRATPSPKKRVVAPPSSSPAVPSRVHDTDYADLPDYCPSTDSLPTSGRPLKAEWKGAPMDLSDDPMLDKLHPAEVYLASCLRLSCDTYLDSKRRLFAEKVHRLKFGLPFRRTDSQKACRIDVNKASRLFSAYEKVGWLDDELFKKFL from the coding sequence ATGTCTACAATGATGCGACTCACTGAAGATAGTGTTCTGCTGTCGCCTCCCCAGTCTCCTTACTCGCGGGAAGTCCAGCTGGCCGAAAAGCCCACCTCTTGTCCccgagacacaaacagcacaaACAACAGCGACGCTCTGGCCAACGCTCTTGCTGTGACTCTCAACTCGCCCGTGCTCAGCCAGAATGCTCTTTCCAGCATTCGGGACTCTGCCGAGTGGTCTGAGCGGGTGTTTGCcacccctcctccttcctctGAGAAGCGAGCCGGAGAGGACTCCCAGCTTCGAGATGTCAAGCGACCCAAGCTCATGCGAGAGCCCTCTCTGCAGCAGGTGCCTCGAACGGTCCCCACCTCGGCCCCCATCACTCTGTCCGGAAACGCCGTGACCTTCAGCTCCAgcatcttcaccaccatTGCCAAGGACCCTGCTGGGTTCCGGCGACGAGAAGACGCGTTCCTGGACTTTTACCAGCGAGccccttcatcttctctgCGTTCGTACAACAACGCTACCTCTGCTGCCGCAGCTCTGCTTAAGAAGCGGGCCGCCACTACCGCTGCCGCCTCTTCCCGAGCTTCGGGCCGTCGATCTGATGACGGAGGATACTCCAGCACCGGCTCTGTGACTCGAAGCATGACCTCTCGAGctgccacctcctccaccactcgACCCCAGCGGGTTCTCCCCCAGCGAGTCCGAGAGGTGGCCAACGGAAGCTCTTACAAGGCTCGATCTTCTTCGCCTGCTCCTGCCTCCTCTCCTCGAGCTACTCCTTCCCCCAAGAAGCGAGTCgtggctcctccttcctcctcccctGCAGTTCCCTCGCGTGTCCATGACACCGACTACGCTGACCTGCCTGACTACTGTCCCTCCACTGATAGCCTTCCTACCAGTGGACGACCTCTCAAGGCAGAGTGGAAGGGAGCCCCCATGGATCTGTCTGACGATCCTATGCTCGACAAGCTGCATCCTGCCGAGGTCTACCTGGCTAGCTGTCTGCGACTTTCGTGCGACACCTACCTGGACTCCAAGCGACGGCTTTTTGCTGAGAAGGTCCACCGACTCAAGTTTGGCCTGCCCTTCCGACGAACCGATTCGCAGAAGGCTTGCCGAATTGACGTCAACAAGGCCTCGCGACTTTTCTCTGCCTACGAGAAGGTTGGCTGGCTGGACGATGAGCTGTTTAAGAAGTTTTTGTAA
- a CDS encoding uncharacterized protein (Compare to YALI0D12144g, similar to uniprot|Q06142 Saccharomyces cerevisiae YLR347c KAP95 karyopherin-beta singleton, similar to Saccharomyces cerevisiae KAP95 (YLR347C); ancestral locus Anc_4.180): MEIAPILHDAFQGATPQVRNEANSKLADAYQNYYGDVMMALANCISTQDTQIPDEIRVLAGIAIKNNLTSKDQEVKQEQANKWLAADGSVTDQIKSILLEVLKSTNNQVASAAAQAVAAIAEIDLPQGRWSSLMTTLVENTKDEQPSHIKMAALQSIGFICERADRNNAGVVSQASGILTAIVQAAQSKESDQNVRLKAIEALGDSLDFIRDNFARDGERNCIMVVVCEATQSDSAKLREVSYGTMSRIMTKYYQFMELYMKQALFGVTVKGMQDSDDSVACMAVEFWSSVCEIEDKNQRTGEECFGFAKVAAPKVLPILLELLNRQNEYDDDEDWSVSMAAAACLQLFAQTIGNDVVPLTLQFVEQNIGNTTSWRNREAAVMAFGSILDGPDNAHLADLIKQALEPILNLMNDDSLQVKDTVAWCLGRISDLVINAIDEQVHLPVIMNTLLKGLQDEPKVITNCCWTIMNIFEQLGHGGVNQETTVVSPYYPQVLPALLNAASRNDNENNARTAAYEALSTLVVVCANDCIEAVLELSGEVVTRLETTLEMQQQIVGMDDRINLEELQINLLGLLTNIIRRTDKLVLPASDRLMTLFLNLLQNKLPNSLIEEDVFIAIGAVADANGEGFMKFMESLNPFLLRALEDPSLIVCNTAVGLVADVSNALGPAIDQFSDQYMQLFVTDLQNPKAQQVIKPSILSCFGDIASSIGPKFERYFSFVFPVIEQACQLDVPDQYSGYAVSEEFLDFVANLRERIIDAFVGIVTGLRDYPALFAPYVPTLFNFLSKVAVDPLLAPVESVARSVVGIIGDVATMYPGGDFKEAYTKPWVLEFIRRTRSDPEFTDETKITARWAREQQKRQLGEK; this comes from the coding sequence atgGAAATCGCACCCATTCTTCACGACGCCTTCCAGGGCGCCACGCCTCAGGTGCGAAACGAGGCCAACTCCAAGCTGGCCGACGCATACCAAAACTACTACGGTGATGTGATGATGGCCCTCGCCAACTGCATCAGCACTCAGGATACCCAGATACCCGATGAAATCCGAGTGCTTGCTGGTAttgccatcaagaacaacTTGACATCCAAGGACCAGGAGGtcaagcaggagcaggccaACAAGTGGTTGGCTGCCGATGGATCCGTTACAGATCAGATCAAGAGCATTCTGTTGGAGGTTCTGAAGAGCACTAACAACCAGGTGgcttcagcagcagcccagGCCGTGGCCGCCATTGCGGAGATTGATCTGCCCCAGGGACGATGGTCCAGTCTCATGACCACCCTGGTGGAGAacaccaaggacgagcaGCCCAGTCACATCAAGATGGCCGCTCTGCAGTCTATTGGTTTCATCTGCGAGCGAGCAGACCGAAACAATGCTGGTGTGGTTTCCCAGGCATCAGGCATTCTTACTGCCATTGTGCAGGCGGCACAGTCCAAGGAGTCGGACCAGAACGTGCGgctcaaggccattgaggcACTGGGCGACTCTCTGGATTTCATCAGAGACAACTTTGCCCGGGACGGTGAGCGAAACTGCATCATGGTTGTCGTGTGCGAAGCCACCCAGAGCGATTCTGCCAAGCTGCGGGAAGTCAGCTACGGCACAATGTCTCGAATCATGACCAAATACTACCAGTTCATGGAACTGTACATGAAGCAGGCTCTGTTTGGCGTTACCGTCAAGGGCATGCAGGATTCCGACGACTCGGTGGCATGCATGGCTGTGGAGTTCTGGTCGTCCGTATGCGAGATTgaggacaagaaccagCGGACCGGCGAGGAGTGCTTTGGCTTCGCCAAGGTGGCTGCCCCCAAGGTTCTGCCCATTCTcttggagctgctcaaccGGCAGAACGAGtacgatgacgacgaggactgGAGTGTTAGcatggctgctgccgcctGTCTGCAGCTGTTCGCGCAGACCATTGGTAACGACGTGGTGCCTCTGACTCTGCAGTTTGTCGAGCAGAACATTGGAAATACCACCAGCTGGAGAAACCGGGAGGCCGCTGTCATGGCCTTTGGTTCTATTCTGGACGGTCCTGACAACGCCCATCTGGCCGATCTCATCAAGCAGGCTCTAGAGCCCATTCTCAACCTGATGAATGACGACTCTCTGCAGGTCAAGGACACCGTGGCGTGGTGTCTGGGCCGAATCTCCGATCTGGTCATCAACGCCATTGACGAGCAAGTCCATCTGCCCGTCATCATGAATACCCTGCTCAAGGGACTGCAGGACGAGCCCAAGGTCATCACCAACTGTTGCTGGACTATCATGAACATTTTCGAGCAGCTTGGCCACGGCGGCGTCAACCAGGAGACCACCGTCGTCTCCCCCTACTACCCCCAGGTGCTGCCTGCTCTGTTGAACGCCGCTTCTCGAAACGACAACGAGAACAACGCCCGAACCGCTGCTTACGAGGCTCTGTCGAcccttgttgttgtgtgtgCCAACGATTGCATTGAAGCCGTGCTTGAGCTGTCGGGCGAGGTTGTCACTCGTCTGGAGACCACTCTGgagatgcagcagcagattgtCGGCATGGACGACCGAATCaacctggaggagctgcagatCAACCTGCTCGGTCTGCTGACCAACATCATCCGTCGAACTGACAAGCTGGTGCTGCCCGCATCCGACCGGCTTATGACTCTGTTCCTGAACCTGCTGCAGAACAAGCTTCCCAACTCGCTCATCGAGGAGGACGTGTTCATTGCTATTGGAGCTGTCGCCGATGCCAACGGTGAGGGCTTTATGAAGTTCATGGAGTCTCTCAACCCCTTCCTTCTGCGCGCTCTGGAAGATCCTTCTCTCATTGTGTGCAACACTGCAGTCGGTCTGGTGGCCGACGTGTCCAACGCTCTGGGCCCTGCCATTGACCAGTTCTCCGACCAGTACATGCAGCTGTTTGTCACCGATTTGCAAAACCCCAAGGCCCAACAGGTCATCAAGCCCTCGATTCTGTCGTGCTTTGGAGACATCGCGTCAAGCATTGGCCCCAAGTTTGAGCGGTACTTTTCTTTTGTCTTCCCTGTGATTGAGCAGGCGTGCCAGCTGGATGTGCCTGACCAGTACTCCGGCTATGCCGTGTCCGAGGAGTTCCTTGACTTTGTCGCCAACCTGCGTGAGCGAATCATCGACGCATTTGTCGGCATTGTCACCGGTCTTCGAGACTACCCTGCTCTGTTTGCTCCCTACGTCCCCACTCTGTTCAACTTCCTGTCCAAGGTGGCCGTGGACCCTCTGCTCGCTCCTGTGGAGTCTGTGGCTCGGTCCGTTGTGGGTATCATTGGTGATGTTGCCACCATGTATCCCGGTGGAGACTTCAAGGAGGCATACACTAAGCCATGGGTGCTGGAGTTCATTCGACGAACTCGAAGCGATCCCGAGTTCACTGACGAGACCAAGATTACCGCTCGATGGGCAcgtgagcagcagaagcgaCAGCTGGGCGAGAAATAG
- a CDS encoding uncharacterized protein (Compare to YALI0D12100g, similar to DEHA0E10494g Debaryomyces hansenii related to allantoate transporters) produces MSTHSVRDSVTHSLKEDAEIHIQSVHPTINEKKVTRKIDLRIVPILSILYLMSFLDRGNIGNANIEGLSTDLGLTGPQYNMCLTVFFFTYSVFEVPSNMMLKRLKPSIWLPAIMVAWGIVMTLMGIVQNYGGMLATRIFLGLTEAGLFPGVTYYLTLWYPRRDIQFRTAMFFSAASVAGAFSGLLAFGIGKMDGVGNLEGWRWIFILEGIATTLIAALSFFLVVDFPDTAKFLTDEEREWVLWRLKYDTNSRKTNSASQQAIMVEENDSHSWDEVKKAIMDPQLYPQCLLYSAVLVPLYGVSLFLPTIVKNLGYSSEGAQLMTIPIYAVGAIASIVQAWVSDRYGWRSPLLVFNFCCMFIGYMLAMNVSAVRNPSATYAGCYLVALGLYPGIPAVISWLSNNTAGTYKRGVSMGMQIGFGNLCGAIASQIYRSKDAPQFKLGHGIEVMFICIGFICIFVLNLYYYLVNRNRRRMVAEGKADDLTVTQLSEMGDKSPHFIYSH; encoded by the coding sequence ATGTCGACTCACTCGGTTCGCGACTCGGTCACTCATTCTCTCAAAGAGGATGCTGAGATTCACATTCAAAGTGTCCATCCCACCATCaatgagaagaaggtgactCGCAAGATTGACCTTAGAATTGTCCCCATTTTGTCGATTCTTTACCTCATGTCCTTTTTGGATCGAGGTAATATTGGAAACGCAAACATTGAGGGTCTGTCTACTGATCTAGGGCTCACAGGTCCCCAGTACAACATGTGCTTGActgtcttctttttcaccTACTCCGTCTTCGAAGTACCGTCCAACATGATGCTCAAGAGACTTAAGCCTTCCATCTGGCTGCCTGCCATTATGGTTGCTTGGGGTATCGTTATGACGCTGATGGGCATTGTTCAAAACTATGGAGGTATGTTGGCTACCAGAATCTTTCTGGGACTCACTGAAGCGGGTCTATTCCCCGGTGTCACCTACTATCTCACTCTCTGGTATCCTCGACGAGACATCCAGTTCCGAACAGCCATGTTCTTCTCTGCAGCCTCGGTAGCGGGAGCCTTCTCCGGTCTCTTGGCCTTTGGTATTGGAAAGATGGACGGCGTTGGGAATCTAGAgggatggagatggattTTCATTCTCGAAGGTATTGCTACCACTCTCATTGCAGctctttctttcttcctTGTGGTAGACTTCCCAGATACGGCCAAGTTCCTGACTGATGAGGAACGAGAATGGGTTCTTTGGAGACTCAAGTacgacaccaacagcagAAAGACCAATTCTGCCAGTCAACAAGCCATCATGGTTGAAGAAAATGACTCTCACTCCTGGGACGAGGTTAAGAAGGCAATCATGGACCCTCAATTGTACCCCCAGTGTCTGCTGTACTCCGCTGTTCTCGTTCCCCTGTACGGAGTGTCGCTGTTCCTTCCTACCATTGTCAAGAACCTCGGGTATTCCTCTGAAGGTGCCCAATTGATGACTATCCCCATCTACGCTGTTGGAGCCATTGCCTCAATTGTTCAGGCTTGGGTGTCTGATCGATACGGTTGGCGATCTCCGCTGCTGGTCTTCAACTTTTGTTGCATGTTCATCGGGTATATGCTGGCCATGAACGTGTCTGCAGTCCGCAACCCGTCAGCCACATATGCTGGCTGCTATCTAGTGGCCCTTGGTCTCTATCCTGGTATTCCTGCTGTCATTTCGTGGCTTTCTAACAACACAGCAGGCACTTACAAGCGAGGCGTGTCCATGGGCATGCAGATTGGATTCGGAAATCTATGTGGAGCCATTGCCTCGCAGATCTACCGATCCAAGGACGCTCCGCAGTTCAAGCTTGGACACGGCATTGAGGTCATGTTCATCTGTATTGGCTTCATCTGCATCTTTGTGCTGAACCTCTACTACTACTTGGTCAACCGGAACCGCAGGAGGATGGTGGCTGAGGGCAAGGCAGACGATCTCACCGTCACCCAGCTGTCAGAAATGGGCGACAAGTCTCCTCACTTTATTTATTCTCATTAA